The Ursus arctos isolate Adak ecotype North America unplaced genomic scaffold, UrsArc2.0 scaffold_25, whole genome shotgun sequence DNA segment TAAAGCTGCCATAATAAATGTACAAATCTACAATGTCTGTGAAATGAATGGTGCCCCTTAGACATAGGTTTCTTGTGCAGTGCACACCCTGCACAACTGTACACTAATCTCTATTTTTGTACCACATTGATATGCCTCATAATGAATGTGGGGTTTCTCCCAGAGGTTTGCTGCTGCCTGTAGGGAAAGCAGGTTACCAGCATTGACGATTCTCCCCCACCCACTTTGGAAGTTCCTACTGCTCCTCAGATCATGAGGTTCAACATTTGTCTCTGATGTATTTATTCTAATTCTTCCTTGTCTCCTCGCTTAGTCCACTGGGGTCAGGAGGCcaggctttttaaatttcttgcatAACAAGAGCTTTGTTTATATCCTGTGTCCTCGCTTCCCTTGGCTTCTCAAAAGACTCCaagtttaagtcacccagtctggtTCTTTATATGAAATGCAAGccgaaggaattttaaaaattcttttctttctccataatGTCTAGCTTTTGAGAATCTGCTCACCAGTGACTCACAAATAATATTGACTTCCTTTTTCTAGCTATAATTCGCTCTTTTCCTGAAGCATGAAAACATATCTCTTCAGTGCGTGGGCCCCTCAGGGCAGCGGTATTTACTAGATTTGAAAACATATCAGGAAAGGTCTCAACAGAAATTGAATCATTTTACCTTTCTCTTGCAGAACCTTGTTGAAGCCTGTAAAAAAGAAGCTCAAAAACTCCAatgtcttgatttttaaattaaattaaatttaatttaattttttcacaaTTCCCTGACGTGAGAGCCTTGGTAGGCATTTTCTGTGTCCCAGGTTGTAGCAAGAAACAGTTTAAATGGTTCTTTTGCTACCATTTACTAACAAGGGCTGCTAACTTCACTGGCTAGATGTGTCCTCACTGCCCTCTCCATCAAACCTCCTCAGCCCTGCTTCTTCAATAGTCTGACATCATCCTCACTTTCCTGTTCCAAAACTTTgggcttttaaaaaggaaaaaaacctgactCAGATAGATTTGAAGAACAAGGAGTCTTATTTGGTTCATGTAGCTGCCATGCGCGGAGACTCATCACATCATAGGACCCAGCTCCAGGGCTCTGCGATTCCCTGAATTCTTCTTTCTTCCACGTGATGGGTATTTCATAACCACAAGATGGCCGCCGAGATTCCAGCACCTCATTCGCCCAGCACGTCACCCAGAGCAACAGCAAGAGCCTTTGTCCCAGCATTACAAGCCGGTTAGGTCACGTGCTCACCACTCAACCCATCATTGGTCCAGGGCACTGGGGGGCTTTGATCGGCTTACCTCAGGTTCATGCTCCACTCGGGAAGCCAAGAACTACCCGGATTTTGCAGGGAATGTCAGTGCACAGGCATCTGGGTCATTAGCCGGCTTCTACTCAGTCTTCTCAATGAGCTCTGTGCCCCAGGATAGTCAGGGAGGCTGCAAAGAACCAGTGAGGTGCAAGGGATCATGACGACTTTGATAACGTCCCTGGTGATTGCCAGCCTCCTCTATTTTCTTAGCATCATGTAAACCTCCCTGATTCTGGTATAAACCTGAAAGAGGAAGACAGCCCAGGAATGACTGGGATGGAATTTTCTATAGCTTGGTGGTATCTGGGCTGGGAGTTACAATTTATCTGGCTTAAAGAAAAGGCAGCAGTATTTTTTTGTAGCACTGAATCATTGAACAGACTCATGCCATTGTAGAGTCTGCGGTAAgatcaagttaattttttaacaTCTTACTAAAGATTTAGGGAATGAACATCCTAAAATTTCTTATGAGTAAGGAATGATGGATGGAAATCAACATGACACTTCCTGTTTTTATCAATTTAAGATGAGTCAAATGTCATTGATAATatctgcttctgttttgttttttttttaagattgtatttatttatttgtgacagagagagagcacaagcagggaggagggtcagagggagagggagaagcagactccctgctgagcagggagcccgatgtggaactggatcctaggaccctgggatcatgacttgagccgaaggcagacacttaaccaactaagccacccaggtgcccctcaaatgttAATTAAGGCTTTCTTAAAAGGAAACTCTTTCTCCTTAAAACTTACTTTCCCTTATAATCTTTGAAAATTTACAACCAGCATACAAATTGTTCCAAGGATTTCAGATACTCAACTCCAGGGTTAGGACAAAGGCTGAAATTGTACTATTCTTGTTTCACTCCATTAATTGACTTATTATTTAATCACTCAACAAACAATCCTGATCACCAGTGAGAACACCCTTAATAGTAGTCCTTTTAGGGGTCAGAACAAGATCTGTAAAGCAAGAAGGAGAATCTCTGCCTATGCCAGACCCCGCTTTGCCGTGGCAATCCTGTAATCCAGGGAAGACTGGCCAAGTGCTACAATGCAGTGGGTCCTCCTTTCCTGTAGTCCCTTTGAACACAGAGGTCACACTTTCCCTTCTGGGTGAACTGCCAGAGAGGCACTGAAAGCATTGCCCTGATGATTCACAACAGCATTCCTTAACATCAGCAAGTGTCAATTCCACGAAAGGGTGAATGGCATGAGAGAGGATATTGTTTagttatctctatttttaaaaacactaagaGAACCTGGTAGATCTGGCACTCATGCGCTGGCTTCCAAAGGCTCATGGTACCCCTCTTGGGCATTTCTACAGAGGCACTTTTTAGTCCATTATTTTAATCCTTTGATGTGATATAATTAACTGTGAAATGAAATCGGGGTTCCCAAGTTAATCCATTTGTAAGTAAGCGTCAATAGTCTTGGAGCCAAGACCAGAGATTTTACAACAATTTTGGAAAGATTTCTTTTAGAAGGATGTTTATGAGTTAATTACACATCCGAGAAGGATCGATGAAGTGCTGAGAGCTCACGTGAATATTTTTCATAGCACTGGCAAGTCAAATAATTGtagcaagatttctttttctttttctttttctgttttttttttaaagattttatttatttacttgacagagatagagacagccagcaagagagggaacacaagcagggggagtgggagaggaagaagcaggctcatagcagaggagcctgatgtggggctcgatcccataaggccgggatcacgccctgagccgaaggcagacgcttaaccgctgtgccacccaggcgcccctgtagcaaGATTTCTTGATTGTACTTGGTTCAAAATTAATTGAGCACACATTTCCCAGataacaaaatttatatttttattctcaagCTTATACTGAACAATATGGAAACTTCCCAAGGTCGTTTCTTTATTGGCTTGCTTTTTGAACACATAATGGCAACATCATTTGAGAAATCATAACCTATTtcctaaatgtgtaaaaattCACTGTTGTTTCATAAAGGACTTAAGAAAATTacaggcagaagaaacagattACAGGCAATTATGTATTTAATGATATGCAAATGCTGTTAAATTATGACTGCATTGTTGTTCTTTGGGAAGGAACAGATTCAAACAGTTCAAAATAACAGATACAGTTTTACAGTGCTgagatttaataataataaatttgaaattgaaaatcaTACATATATTGAATTACATCTTGAATTTCATAGATAATTTGATCATAGTAGACAAAATTGCAAACTTCTGATAGctcaaatattttatgtttctacCTACGTGAAAGGTGGTGACTATTCTCTTACATGGCAAAGATAACCAAACAAGGACAGGTTATCCACGTTGTATCCACATCCGGCAGAAATTACAGTTATGTTCTCTCACATGTGGATTGACCAATGTTGagcaaagctgaaaaaaaatgatacatggAGTTTAAACCCAGTGAAATTACCTGGTGATTACTGAGCTTTCcagaaagcagagaaacaaaTGATACAAACTGAATTTcaccattccccccccccttcatttccAATTTATAGGGgatatttcttgtttcttggaTAGAACATCCCATCGCACTACTCCGTTCTTTGGGAGTGGCAGTTAGCGGGAGAACTACAAGGTTCTAAATAGAACATGATCGACATCTAGTGGCCACAGGCAAGGCTTCTGTGTGATTTTTCTTGGCCAGTGACAAATGACGTAGCAAAAAAAGGATTTTTGGAGAAGGAATCTAAACTCCCACGTGGCTTTGTTTTCCCTCACCCCAGTTCGACCCAATTTGCCATTGTCTGCTTATTCCTGCAAACAAGGGGGCATTCAGCTAAGGCAACTAAATAACATGGACTTAATCACCTTGTGCTCCATCTTTAAGCTGTACGAAatgccaaagaaaaaaagaaacgaatggtcatttgtttttaagttgaaTCCAATCAGGTGTTTACATTATGAACAAAGAACACAGGAcattcctgctttcttttaaattaacCTCCTATTATTTTCCCCCATGGGTGTCTGCCCAGAAGATGTAAATACAACAACCCAGTCGGAACTGGATTTTTCCAGAACACTATTTTCCAGACTAGTCCTTGGTAGCCACTTCTggctgagggaaagagaagggagtaGGGACAGGCAGGGAGGATCTCAACagtgccctccccccccactgcTAATTTagtaaacaacaaaatgaaaacacccaCAGTAGGCATTGTTTCAGAAATTAAGGAGGTAATATGTGTTCTCCTAGTTGGTATTAGGCATCTTGCACGATAGTACAACATGTGCTAAAAGATCCCAGGAGTTTTGTTGGTTTGCATTTGTGACATGGGGCAGGTTGTTTGTGTTGGGGAATATGCGttgtttgtgtgtgggtgtgtctgtTGGAGGAACAGCCTACCCATTCCTGGCAGGTCACCCGATGGACCTAGACAAAGAAGTCTGTTGTCACAAAGGACTTCTTGGGTCAGGGTGTTACAGTAGCTGCTGTGTTTCCATAGCAACCTGTGGATGGGCTTAGGAAAGGACAGAGGCCCCATGCATAAATGACAGAATGATGACAGTGGCGGCTGGACTAAAGGAAGCCCAGGGCGAGATGAAAGTGTTGGAAAAAGACATGCTTATGCGCCATGCACCATAGATTCTATTTGAAAATTGGTACTGCCTaactcaaaataagtaaatcaagtTCACAAGGTCAACGGAGGCCACTGGTAAATAATTGTTGACTTGATCCTAACATTAAAGAATGGAAACATAATGTCTTGGGGAGAATGTATGGCTTAAATtgcaaagagaaaatggaatcaatgAGGTTGGGGAAGCAGATTTGCTCGGGTTGCCCCTACGGAGATGATGCTATTTCATTTGATCTAAACAAGCTGGTGACGTTTGATGTGTTTGCACTTCTCCTTCATCCACAAAGCTCCTTCAGACGAGGTAGGAAAAATGGAGGTTTTAAAAACCtgtgctcagtttcctcaccgGCTTCTCTAAGAGGTCTAACTGAGttcattagattaaaaaataggggtgcctggttggtgcaatcagttaagcatctgactcttgatttccgcccaggccgtgatctcagggtcatgagatggatccccacatcaggctccccgttCAGTGGGgcctctgcttgagattctctctcctccctctgccccaacacCCCCCGCacgtgtgttctttctctctctctctctctctctcaaattaaataaataaataaatctgaataaggaaataaaaagtaggaaatttaaaccaattaaaaatgggtgTCCACCCCTCTATTCATGGTGATGTCCATAGCGTGTATCTCCTCAGCATTGTGAACTCCCAGGAACAGGCACTACTGAGAACGTGCCACGGAGCCAGGAACAACGTTGTTACCTTAACGGATGTGGTTACCGTTAAGTTACCTTAACGGATGTGGTTAGCCCCCTGGAAGAAGGAACTAGAGCAGGGGTGTGCTGGAGACAGCTCCTGTCAGCTCCCATTACCGCATTCCtaccccagagtcctgggcacttttctctctcttgggtAGCTGTCCACTAATCCTGATAAAGAGAATAACTTAATAATGAACATCGAGAAATCTCATCACCTTCTACAAAGTGGTTTTCACACCCTCTTGTTAAAAGCAAGTGTTACTCTTGCCCCTGCAGTGTATCGAACCTGAGCCTTAGGGAGAACACAAAAATTCTTTAAGGTCAAACAGTGGGTGGTCGGTGGTGTTCCAGGCTGGGTCTTCTGCCAACAAAGTCCCAGGTGATGATAGCTATAGGGTCTTTCTCCTTTAAGACATTCTTACAGTTTCATGGAGGACTGTAATTAGGAACTGAAAAAGCTTTCCAAAACTGAAGGATTAACTTTCTAGTGTCAGGACTGTAGAAAATTTTAGACCACATCTAGAGTGCTTTGCCCTAAAATCATGGGAGCATCTTGCTACCGTGGGTTCTCCGAGACCGGCCCTACTCAGACAGCATGGATAGGCTGCTCAAAGATTTGGGTGGCCTGGTTCATTTTTAACTTATCCTACACCATTCTAAATCCATGATTCTGTTGTCAGTCATTCGGTAGGACGTTCTTATTAAGGGTGCCATGAATCTGTATTTGCCGCATCTCTTTATATAACAACTGAGGTTGGTTATACGTAACCAGCTCTTGGTAACAGATGAGCTTAGTTACTGTCCATATGATTTGTTACATTTCCAGAGgcattcattaataaaataactCTTCTTTTCCCCCTTATCCTCATCTAAGTCCAATGACTCTTCATGCATATAACCCTTTTGCATCcctaaagaaagaaatggtagcaatgttaaaaacaaataaacaaacaaataaacataaaggaGGAAAAGCAACTCTGGAAGGAAGTCAGGATTTGGGGTTCACGCCTGACCCTGCTTCCAACTCACTGTGTGATCTTGCACAAGACAATCTGCATCTGAGTTTTCAGATAGGGGCAAAATTGATTTTGGATCTCTTAGTTTTACAAGCATTCAACTTATAGGTGGCCAATAATTTATCAATAATTAATCAAACAGCCTAAACTATtataattactcttcattttaATGGTATATCTTTAGCTTTTAAGTGTATGTAAATGTATCTCAGTGTGACCAGACAGAATCTATTAATTCTCCAAAAACTTTATgatcacaaaaatacaaagaacagagaATACTCAAGTGACCTCAAAGCAAGGTGGTTTTCTTTTGTATACCTAAACCATCACAGAAAACCTTAATAGAAAATGTAGTCAGTTTGAGTACTCACTGATTTTATTATGGAAAGAGACAGTCTTTCTTGTTCCCAGGATGTTTGTTTTCTAATGTGATGGCACTAAATGGTACCAAGACGTTTGCTATCAGATCATTTTGCAAGGAGGGGGGAGTAGAAGGAACagataggaaacagaaaagagaaaggagagaaggagtaatgtatgataaaaaaaaatccttaaaaatctgaaaaaatattttggctcATAAAGATGTTTACTTAATGAGTGCCTACTGAAAATTAGGCAGAGTAATTTCCACagtgaaaaaatataaacataaaagaatatattatatCAAGATTGTCTAAATAGTCTAATTCCAAATAGAAGTCCCTGACTGTAAGATTTAATGGCCTAAGTGCCTATGTTGTTTATAATATGTCTTTTTGTCTAGACACTAAACTTCTGGTAATTTCAGCTATGTTGTACtcaactgtaatttttttaaaaattatgatttcaaagaaaataaagaaggtcTGTGAGCAGCCGAGAAAGCATTCATGTAGCCCATAGCTTTATATCTTAGAAGAGGCCTTCAGActatttactttctctttataAAAAGTCTTACCAGTTTCCAAACTGAGGTACGCTTAATAAGGCTTCATAAGACCATTTCTTCTGTAACCTCTTAACACAAAGTCTAGTACACAGAGGGGGcccgataaatatttgttacctAATGAAATTAGAAGCAGTATTTAGTAGTTGGGGTTGTTGGAGACAGATGCATACAGTGGGGAAAACTGATTGTTGATGGCCTGAAATCCACAGAAAGAGTGACAAAAATCATGAAAAGCAGACACAAAGCTCACTGATTTAAGGACACAGAGTTCCATGTATCTACTAACCTCTGAAAGGCTATAGCACAGATTAAACACAGCAAGAACAACAATTGTCGTTGATAATAATGGTCCTGAGTCATCAGgagaatattacattttattaaatattcaatttAATGACAGCCAGGGAACCATACCGTACACTTCTAAAAGATTTCCATTGAAGAGGATTAAAATAGTCAATTGGAACACTTCGTCCCCACCCATGCTTGACTTCCTCTTCAAAATATAATCTTGATGATACGATACCGTGTACcttaaaaaaagtctttgcttCTATTCCAGGATTTCTAATTCCACAGTGTCTCTGGTAGACATAGAAAGTATGcttttcctttgtccttttgAGTTATTAAGCTTCCCCATacagaattttaatatattccaCATATCAGATCTTCCCGTCTCAGTTACAAAACAGTACAGAATTGGATCTGCGACACAGTTTAAGCTGGTTAATGCCACCGTGATTCTATACATTTTATACGTCTGCCTCGCAGATCTGTGGTGGTTAAAGAGAGGTTCACTGAAGTTCACGTCATGCTCTAAGATGCTGCGAATCAGCAACATCACATGAAAGGGAGTAAAACACAAGACGAAAGTCAATGTGATACTAGCAAGGAGTTTTATGATTCTCTTCTTCTCACTGTTTTCCGTGGCTTGATTATGCTGCACAGCTTGGTAGACCTTCTGGTTGCAAATCATGATAATGACCAACGGTATTGCGTAGCCTGTACACGTCCTAAAGAAGTTGAAACGGATTTGCCACTTCTCCAGGGGGTACTTGTCGTAGCATAAAGTAAAATTCGACTTTTGCGGGTCACAATATTCTATGGTCGTTTCATCTTCCCACAGGATGACACCATTGAACATGGTTTCCAATACCCAGATGGATAGGCTGACCATGAAGGCAAATCTTCTCGTCCttagaaaagaaaacttcaaaggGTGGACCACTGCTAAGTACCGATCGACGGCGATGCAGGTGAGGAAGGCCGTGCTGCTGTAAAAGTTCATGTACATGAAGAAAGCGCTCCCCTTGCACAAGGCAGGGGAGAAAGTCCAGTTGTCGTTATTCCAAGTGTAATCAATCCAGAGAGGGAGAGTTAATGTGTAGAGCAGATCGGAGAGTGATAAACTGAAGAGGTAAA contains these protein-coding regions:
- the GPR65 gene encoding psychosine receptor, with amino-acid sequence MNSTCIAEQHDLDHYLFPVVYIFVVIASVPANIGSLCVSFLQAKKENELGIYLFSLSLSDLLYTLTLPLWIDYTWNNDNWTFSPALCKGSAFFMYMNFYSSTAFLTCIAVDRYLAVVHPLKFSFLRTRRFAFMVSLSIWVLETMFNGVILWEDETTIEYCDPQKSNFTLCYDKYPLEKWQIRFNFFRTCTGYAIPLVIIMICNQKVYQAVQHNQATENSEKKRIIKLLASITLTFVLCFTPFHVMLLIRSILEHDVNFSEPLFNHHRSARQTYKMYRITVALTSLNCVADPILYCFVTETGRSDMWNILKFCMGKLNNSKGQRKSILSMSTRDTVELEILE